In one window of Microbacterium natoriense DNA:
- a CDS encoding LacI family DNA-binding transcriptional regulator, whose product MSKPKRVTITDIARLAGVSQGAVSFALNGRPGVSEQTRQRILDIAAEHQWQPSSAARALVGARAGVIGFAVNRPAGTLGTEAFFTDLIAGVQSALAERHIAMQMVLVSSIHDEVATYRRWRSANQVDGVIVIDPRDDDPRLAALTELALPAVVIGSHPSADGDPAALWLDDSQVAHSLFDYLSALGHRSIVYVAGPAEFQHTRLRTDVLRGLTARSVTGEVIATDFSPVAASATMRRILSRADRPTAVVFDNDVMAIAGLRIAQEMGLAVPGDLSIASFDDSVVAGLVHPSITSITRDTFGLGADAAAFLLEQIEVAELLDDRVGALPQLTVRESTGAPR is encoded by the coding sequence ATGTCCAAACCGAAGCGCGTGACGATCACGGACATCGCCCGACTGGCCGGCGTCTCTCAGGGGGCGGTGTCCTTCGCGCTGAACGGACGCCCCGGAGTCAGCGAGCAGACTCGGCAGCGCATCCTCGACATCGCGGCAGAGCATCAATGGCAGCCGAGTTCAGCCGCCCGTGCGCTCGTCGGCGCCCGTGCGGGCGTCATCGGCTTCGCCGTCAACCGGCCGGCGGGAACCCTGGGCACCGAGGCGTTCTTCACGGATCTCATCGCCGGCGTGCAGTCGGCTCTCGCAGAGCGGCACATCGCGATGCAGATGGTGCTCGTCTCGTCGATCCACGACGAGGTGGCGACATACCGGCGCTGGCGCAGCGCCAATCAGGTCGACGGAGTGATCGTGATCGATCCCCGGGACGACGATCCGCGTCTCGCCGCGCTCACCGAGCTCGCGCTGCCCGCCGTCGTGATCGGCAGCCATCCCTCGGCTGATGGAGACCCGGCGGCGCTGTGGCTGGACGACAGCCAGGTCGCGCACTCGCTCTTCGACTACCTCTCGGCTCTCGGCCACCGGTCGATCGTCTACGTCGCCGGCCCCGCAGAGTTCCAGCACACGCGATTGCGCACCGATGTGCTGCGGGGTCTCACAGCCCGAAGCGTGACCGGAGAGGTGATCGCCACCGACTTCTCGCCTGTCGCCGCATCCGCCACCATGCGACGGATCCTCAGTCGGGCCGATCGGCCCACCGCCGTCGTGTTCGACAACGACGTGATGGCGATCGCCGGCCTGCGCATCGCCCAGGAGATGGGGCTGGCGGTGCCGGGCGACCTGTCGATCGCGTCCTTCGATGACTCCGTGGTCGCGGGACTCGTGCATCCGTCGATCACCAGCATCACGCGCGACACGTTCGGGCTCGGAGCCGATGCCGCGGCGTTCCTCCTCGAGCAGATCGAGGTGGCCGAGCTGCTCGACGATCGGGTCGGCGCACTGCCGCAGCTCACGGTGCGCGAGAGCACCGGCGCCCCGCGCTAG
- a CDS encoding ABC transporter substrate-binding protein codes for MKHRSTAVAGLAVAASLILAGCTGGGSPAPGGGGDGEITGEITFQTWSLKNDKFTPYFEDVVASFEKEHPGTKVTWIDQPGDGYEDKILQQAESGELPDVINLPPEYAYSLASADQLLDLGSASKAIDDYVAGGVAAYQYDGVEGSFAFPWYLGTELNYWNKALLAKGGVTQAPTTFDETLDAAEKLAAAGVPMFSSVPSPKTLQIVGAAPDIYKDGEFVFNTPEAAKIIDRYAELYKAGAITAEALQGAGTANSNINIFNTGGVAWTTAGPNYIDKDVAVNAPNLLPDVDVTNGFGNPPLFVQGISVSKNSDNSATALAFAEFVTNTANQIEFVKLAAGFFPGTIEANSDPSVFAEAPVNELQGTATSLAAEQMADAKQTGAPQYTEAMETYAKQQIALAITGEISGQEALDKAVEYAQQNVVD; via the coding sequence ATGAAGCACCGTTCCACAGCAGTCGCGGGCCTCGCGGTCGCGGCATCCCTCATCCTCGCCGGCTGCACCGGCGGCGGCTCTCCCGCCCCAGGCGGAGGAGGCGACGGAGAGATCACCGGCGAGATCACCTTCCAGACCTGGTCGCTCAAGAACGACAAGTTCACGCCCTACTTCGAAGACGTCGTCGCGTCGTTCGAGAAGGAGCACCCCGGCACGAAGGTCACATGGATCGACCAGCCCGGCGACGGCTACGAGGACAAGATCCTGCAGCAGGCCGAGTCGGGTGAGCTGCCCGACGTGATCAACCTGCCGCCCGAGTACGCGTACTCCCTCGCCTCCGCCGATCAGCTGCTCGACCTCGGCAGCGCGTCGAAGGCGATCGACGACTACGTCGCCGGCGGCGTCGCCGCCTATCAGTACGACGGCGTCGAGGGCTCCTTCGCATTCCCGTGGTATCTCGGCACCGAGCTCAACTACTGGAACAAGGCGCTGCTCGCGAAGGGCGGTGTGACGCAGGCCCCCACGACCTTCGACGAGACCCTGGATGCCGCCGAGAAGCTCGCCGCAGCGGGCGTGCCGATGTTCTCCTCGGTGCCGAGCCCGAAGACGCTGCAGATCGTCGGCGCCGCTCCCGACATCTACAAGGACGGGGAGTTCGTCTTCAACACACCCGAAGCCGCGAAGATCATCGACCGCTACGCCGAGCTCTACAAGGCCGGGGCGATCACGGCCGAGGCACTTCAGGGCGCGGGCACGGCGAACTCGAACATCAACATCTTCAACACCGGCGGGGTCGCCTGGACGACGGCGGGCCCGAACTACATCGACAAGGACGTCGCGGTGAACGCGCCGAACCTCCTTCCGGACGTCGACGTGACGAACGGCTTCGGCAATCCGCCGCTGTTCGTGCAGGGCATCAGCGTCTCGAAGAACTCGGACAACTCCGCCACCGCGCTCGCCTTCGCGGAGTTCGTGACGAACACGGCGAACCAGATCGAGTTCGTGAAGCTCGCAGCCGGGTTCTTCCCCGGCACGATCGAGGCCAACTCCGACCCGTCGGTCTTCGCCGAAGCCCCGGTGAACGAGCTGCAGGGCACCGCGACCTCCCTCGCCGCCGAGCAGATGGCCGATGCGAAGCAGACCGGCGCCCCGCAGTACACCGAGGCCATGGAGACCTACGCGAAGCAGCAGATCGCGCTCGCGATCACCGGCGAGATCTCCGGCCAGGAGGCACTGGACAAGGCCGTGGAGTACGCCCAGCAGAACGTCGTTGACTGA
- a CDS encoding GH116 family glycosyl hydrolase yields the protein MIRRSRGIPHTSQATAFPLGGIGTGNVSIGARGELRDWEFENLPDKGRRNPYSFFAIHAAPETGPAVTRVLEARLTGRHDADAGYSFDQLAGLPRLDAAMLHGEYPVVDIDFTDGVLPVDVSLHAFTPLVPLDADASGIPAAVLRYRVTNPGTCPVAVTVVGSVSHTAGHAAPGPDAPWGMRATQTVRWRDDGAVRGLDFGIDLPPDDPGYGTLSLTTTDAATTVKPQWVTSYWPDGARLFWNDLTDDGLLAAEPRLTLEDRPRGLFAELDADPDAAPLTEQEMLAKLPRIRTGSLGIIHTLAPGESRDFEFVLSWSFPNRRRGWHGHIVLDDPDDGVVRNHYATLWPDAWTAARHLHDELPALERATDAFVDALYGGSLDAVLVDAIGANVAAARSTTGFVVESPNAELGEGPVFAAWEGSFDHGGSCEGTCTHVWSYAQTLAWLFPSLERSARRVEYLLETDDAGAQKFRGNRIFGGPSWFMGPAVDGQLGTLLRLHREWRFSGDEEFLRELWPAASRTLDYAIREWDRDGDGLLDGEMHNTYDIEFHGAEPLANGVYLAALRAGARMAAHLGEVERARGWTARAEHVAAAMDATLWNGEYYRQVIDDADAHRYQYGDGVLSDQLLGQFHAFVNGLGHLLPEDRVDSALGAIARYNLRDDLSAHESTQRVYALNDEGGLLLASWPRGGRPAIPFVYSDEVWTGVEHQVAASLLFAGRYEEALRIERALRARYDGTHRSPWNEIECGNHYARSLASWALLLGVSGAQWDAPDRVLSFAPATDGPFRSLFTTGSGWGRVEIDRDALTLRLDGGTLDIGDLRLHGRSVGRGIRLRDGESHTIHTLTPEAS from the coding sequence ATGATCCGTCGATCCCGCGGAATCCCGCACACCTCGCAGGCGACCGCATTCCCTCTGGGTGGCATCGGCACCGGCAACGTGTCGATCGGAGCACGCGGCGAGCTGCGCGACTGGGAGTTCGAGAACCTCCCCGACAAGGGTCGCCGCAACCCGTATTCCTTCTTCGCGATCCACGCAGCGCCCGAGACGGGGCCCGCGGTGACGCGGGTACTGGAGGCGCGACTGACCGGGCGGCACGACGCGGATGCCGGCTACTCCTTCGACCAGCTCGCGGGGCTTCCCCGGCTGGATGCTGCGATGCTGCACGGCGAGTATCCGGTCGTCGACATCGACTTCACCGACGGCGTCCTTCCGGTCGACGTCTCGCTGCACGCGTTCACGCCGCTCGTGCCGCTCGACGCCGACGCCTCCGGCATCCCCGCCGCGGTCCTCCGCTACCGGGTCACCAATCCCGGTACGTGTCCGGTGGCGGTAACCGTGGTCGGCAGCGTCTCGCACACCGCCGGACACGCCGCTCCAGGGCCCGACGCGCCCTGGGGGATGCGCGCCACTCAGACCGTGCGCTGGCGAGACGACGGCGCCGTGCGCGGACTCGACTTCGGCATCGACCTTCCTCCGGACGACCCCGGTTACGGCACGCTGAGCCTGACGACGACGGATGCCGCGACCACCGTCAAGCCGCAATGGGTGACCAGCTACTGGCCAGACGGCGCGCGGCTGTTCTGGAACGACCTCACCGACGACGGGCTGCTCGCCGCCGAACCGCGACTGACCTTGGAGGATCGCCCTCGCGGGCTGTTCGCCGAGCTCGATGCGGACCCTGACGCGGCGCCGCTGACCGAGCAGGAGATGCTCGCGAAACTGCCGCGGATCCGCACCGGCTCCTTGGGGATCATTCACACGCTCGCGCCCGGGGAGAGCCGCGACTTCGAGTTCGTGCTGTCGTGGAGTTTCCCGAACCGGCGTCGGGGGTGGCACGGGCACATCGTCCTCGACGACCCGGACGACGGCGTCGTGCGCAACCACTACGCGACGCTGTGGCCGGACGCATGGACGGCCGCGCGGCATCTCCACGACGAGCTCCCGGCGCTGGAGCGGGCCACCGACGCCTTCGTCGACGCCCTCTACGGCGGCAGCCTCGACGCGGTCCTGGTCGATGCGATCGGCGCGAACGTCGCTGCGGCACGCTCGACGACCGGTTTCGTCGTCGAGTCCCCGAACGCGGAGCTGGGGGAGGGGCCGGTGTTCGCGGCATGGGAGGGCTCGTTCGATCACGGCGGCTCCTGCGAAGGCACCTGCACGCACGTGTGGTCGTACGCGCAGACGCTCGCCTGGCTGTTCCCCTCGCTCGAACGCAGCGCTCGCCGGGTCGAGTACCTGCTCGAGACCGACGACGCCGGTGCGCAGAAGTTCCGCGGCAACCGTATCTTCGGCGGGCCCTCCTGGTTCATGGGTCCTGCCGTCGACGGGCAGCTCGGCACCCTGCTCCGCCTGCACCGGGAGTGGCGGTTCAGCGGCGACGAGGAGTTCCTCCGCGAGCTGTGGCCCGCGGCATCCCGCACCCTCGACTACGCGATCCGCGAGTGGGACAGAGACGGCGACGGCTTGCTCGACGGCGAGATGCACAACACCTACGACATCGAGTTCCACGGGGCGGAGCCGCTCGCGAACGGCGTGTACCTCGCCGCGCTGCGGGCGGGGGCGCGGATGGCCGCCCACCTCGGCGAGGTCGAGCGCGCCCGCGGCTGGACCGCGCGCGCCGAGCACGTCGCCGCCGCCATGGACGCGACGCTGTGGAACGGCGAGTACTACCGGCAGGTCATCGACGATGCCGATGCTCATCGTTACCAGTACGGCGACGGCGTGCTGTCCGACCAGCTGCTCGGACAGTTCCACGCCTTCGTGAACGGACTCGGTCATCTGCTGCCCGAGGATCGGGTCGACTCGGCGCTCGGCGCCATCGCCAGGTACAACCTGCGCGACGATCTCTCCGCCCACGAGAGCACGCAGCGCGTGTACGCGCTGAACGACGAGGGCGGACTGCTGCTCGCGTCCTGGCCCCGGGGTGGGCGTCCGGCGATTCCCTTCGTCTATTCGGACGAGGTGTGGACGGGCGTGGAGCACCAGGTCGCGGCCTCCCTCCTCTTCGCGGGCCGCTATGAAGAAGCCCTCCGCATCGAACGGGCGCTCCGCGCTCGCTACGACGGCACCCACCGCAGCCCCTGGAACGAGATCGAGTGCGGCAACCACTACGCCCGCTCCCTCGCGTCCTGGGCGCTGCTGCTCGGCGTGAGCGGGGCGCAATGGGACGCGCCTGACCGCGTTCTCTCCTTCGCTCCGGCGACTGACGGGCCCTTCCGCAGCCTGTTCACGACCGGCTCCGGCTGGGGCCGGGTCGAGATCGACCGCGATGCGCTCACGCTCCGTCTCGACGGCGGAACCCTCGACATCGGCGATCTGCGGCTGCACGGTCGCAGCGTCGGACGCGGCATCCGACTCCGAGACGGGGAGTCGCACACCATCCACACCCTGACACCGGAGGCATCATGA
- a CDS encoding fucose isomerase: MTTYTLPAPVVRPASAPKTAYLITSGDLRESANVAGWPTQVELEEGVTGVLDGLGWTVVRPFGVDPATGHGFISSQRMGLEVFRDIPVDAPLVVAIANWQYSHHVLAGLRTHEGPILTVANFAGDWPGLVGLLGLNAGLTKMGKPYATTWSVDYTDDWFTDAIREWTETGAITHDDSHVRPLPELPDSPEKRLGEALAAQLHAEKAIIGVFDEGCMGMYNAIFDDELLNKTGIYKERLSQSALYAEMLEVGEDEADAAYDWLIDHGMTFRYGEDAVTELTREQVQWQLKMYIAALRIADDFGLDAVGIQYQQGLKDLVPASDLAEGILNSTERPPVTSRDGSRVLHEGRAFPHFNEADEGVAVDALVTDRVWRAMGLVPDNTLHDVRWGEEYDGEFVWVYEISGSVPASHLGGWDQAEGWRQGHVFFPAGGATINGVSRPGEIVLSRVFIADGILQADVFRASVVELPEEETRRRKEATNPEWPIAHVVLRGQTRDQFMARHKANHAQLVYAPDAETADRALIAKAAMFAGMGIAVNLVGDVSL, translated from the coding sequence ATGACCACCTACACCCTGCCCGCACCCGTCGTCCGGCCGGCATCCGCCCCGAAGACCGCCTATCTCATCACCTCCGGAGATCTCCGGGAGTCGGCGAACGTCGCGGGCTGGCCCACCCAGGTCGAACTCGAGGAGGGCGTGACCGGCGTGCTCGATGGCCTCGGATGGACGGTCGTCCGCCCGTTCGGTGTCGACCCGGCGACCGGACATGGCTTCATCTCCAGCCAGCGGATGGGATTGGAGGTGTTCCGAGACATCCCTGTCGACGCCCCCCTCGTCGTGGCCATCGCAAACTGGCAGTACTCGCACCACGTTCTCGCGGGCCTGCGCACTCACGAGGGGCCGATCCTCACCGTGGCGAACTTCGCGGGGGACTGGCCGGGCCTCGTCGGCCTGCTCGGCTTGAACGCGGGCCTGACCAAGATGGGCAAGCCCTATGCGACGACCTGGTCGGTCGATTACACCGACGACTGGTTCACCGACGCCATCAGGGAGTGGACCGAGACCGGCGCCATCACCCACGACGACTCGCACGTGCGTCCGCTGCCCGAGTTGCCCGACAGCCCGGAGAAGCGTCTCGGTGAGGCGCTCGCCGCCCAGCTCCACGCGGAGAAGGCGATCATCGGCGTCTTCGACGAGGGGTGCATGGGCATGTACAACGCGATCTTCGACGACGAGCTGCTCAACAAGACGGGCATCTACAAGGAGCGGCTCTCCCAGTCGGCGCTGTACGCCGAGATGCTCGAGGTCGGCGAGGACGAGGCGGATGCCGCCTACGACTGGCTGATCGACCACGGAATGACCTTCCGATACGGCGAGGATGCCGTCACCGAACTCACCCGCGAGCAGGTGCAGTGGCAGCTGAAGATGTACATCGCCGCTCTCCGCATCGCGGACGACTTCGGTCTCGACGCGGTCGGCATCCAGTATCAGCAGGGGCTCAAGGACCTCGTGCCGGCATCCGACCTCGCCGAAGGCATCCTGAACTCCACCGAGCGCCCTCCCGTGACCTCGCGCGACGGCTCGCGCGTGCTGCACGAGGGCCGGGCCTTCCCGCACTTCAACGAAGCGGACGAGGGGGTCGCGGTCGACGCGCTCGTCACCGACCGCGTCTGGCGCGCGATGGGACTCGTGCCCGACAACACGCTGCACGACGTCCGGTGGGGAGAGGAGTACGACGGCGAGTTCGTCTGGGTGTACGAGATCTCCGGCTCCGTCCCCGCATCGCATCTCGGCGGCTGGGACCAGGCCGAGGGGTGGCGGCAGGGTCACGTGTTCTTCCCCGCGGGCGGCGCCACGATCAACGGCGTCTCGAGGCCGGGCGAGATCGTCTTGTCGCGCGTGTTCATCGCCGACGGCATCCTGCAGGCCGATGTCTTCCGGGCCTCGGTCGTAGAGCTGCCGGAGGAGGAGACCCGTCGCCGCAAGGAGGCCACGAACCCCGAGTGGCCGATCGCTCATGTCGTGCTGCGCGGCCAGACGCGCGACCAGTTCATGGCGCGGCACAAGGCCAACCACGCGCAGCTCGTCTACGCGCCGGATGCCGAGACCGCCGATCGTGCACTGATCGCCAAGGCGGCGATGTTCGCGGGCATGGGGATCGCGGTCAACCTCGTCGGAGATGTGAGCCTCTGA
- a CDS encoding EndoS/ChiA family endoglycosidase, translating to MKRTTALGLGALLTGLAAFTAQPATADAASPAGAGDPLSTTQCEAAPQTMAYYRTWRDVTVPQNANSNLPDPNVTRMTDLPAEIDVAMVFDAGATAGTDYWPTLRDTDVPALHARGTKVVYTLWIDKLAKADIPLDDASYRAYAQQLVDTYVTPYGLDGIDVDVESYPQGDDLTRAIGVFDALGELIGPKSGSDRIFIYDTNQTGDTPLFEAVSGNISYVLLQAYGRGVSGMQATWETFADDVAPCRFLPGFSFYEEQDRTHWGDAEGIYDSTTAPSSTAYQYAIWQPEEGAKGGFFAYAVDRDGKVYGDDTITKTDFTWMRNLSRVQDDAAGVEPAPPAAPTAAVDADRVTLRGTGVAGAEISATTSGPGRTATAATAAVAADGTWTIVLDRKLTPPQSVAVSQSVDGSASEAVEVRFRPGAH from the coding sequence ATGAAGCGAACCACCGCGCTCGGATTGGGCGCACTTCTCACAGGACTCGCGGCGTTCACCGCACAGCCGGCGACGGCCGACGCCGCGTCTCCGGCCGGCGCCGGCGATCCGCTCAGCACGACGCAGTGCGAAGCGGCACCGCAGACCATGGCGTACTACCGAACATGGCGGGACGTCACTGTCCCGCAGAACGCGAATTCGAACCTGCCCGACCCGAACGTGACGCGGATGACCGATCTGCCCGCGGAGATCGACGTCGCGATGGTGTTCGATGCCGGAGCGACAGCCGGCACGGACTACTGGCCGACGCTGCGCGACACCGACGTCCCCGCCCTGCATGCCAGGGGAACCAAGGTCGTCTACACGCTCTGGATCGACAAGCTCGCGAAAGCCGACATCCCGCTCGACGACGCCTCGTACCGCGCCTACGCTCAACAGCTCGTCGACACCTACGTGACCCCGTACGGACTGGACGGCATCGACGTCGACGTCGAGTCCTACCCGCAGGGCGACGACCTCACCCGCGCGATCGGCGTGTTCGACGCCCTCGGCGAGCTCATCGGCCCGAAGTCGGGCAGCGATCGCATCTTCATCTACGACACCAACCAGACCGGCGACACGCCGCTGTTCGAAGCCGTCTCGGGCAACATCTCCTACGTGCTGCTGCAGGCCTACGGTCGTGGGGTCTCGGGCATGCAGGCGACGTGGGAGACCTTCGCCGACGACGTGGCGCCGTGCCGGTTCCTCCCCGGCTTCTCGTTCTACGAGGAGCAGGACCGCACGCACTGGGGCGACGCCGAGGGCATCTACGACTCGACGACCGCTCCCTCCTCGACCGCGTACCAGTACGCCATCTGGCAACCGGAGGAAGGCGCGAAGGGCGGCTTCTTCGCCTACGCCGTCGACCGCGACGGCAAGGTCTACGGCGACGACACCATCACGAAGACCGATTTCACGTGGATGCGCAACCTCTCCCGCGTGCAGGACGACGCGGCAGGCGTCGAGCCTGCACCCCCGGCGGCGCCGACCGCCGCTGTCGACGCCGATCGGGTGACGCTGCGCGGCACCGGCGTCGCCGGCGCCGAGATCTCGGCGACCACGAGCGGCCCTGGGCGCACGGCGACCGCCGCGACTGCGGCTGTCGCCGCCGACGGCACCTGGACGATCGTCCTCGATCGCAAGCTGACTCCTCCGCAGTCTGTCGCCGTGTCGCAGAGCGTCGACGGCTCGGCATCCGAGGCCGTCGAGGTGCGCTTCCGCCCCGGAGCGCACTGA
- a CDS encoding FGGY-family carbohydrate kinase has protein sequence MRCTLGVDIGTASSKGVLVDVDGEILATATRAHEVSRPHTGWVEMDGLVWWDEFVAIARELIAAVPEAEIGGVGVSGMGPCILLVDDDDVPVRPAILYGVDTRAHVQIEQMTAQIGAEEIARVGGSLLSSQAGGPKLVWVAEEEPEAWARARRLFMPASWLARRLTGAYLLDHQSASQVSPLYDIEGERWHEPWWARYAGSIEQPPLRWAGDVAGTVTPDAASATGIPEGTPVITGTIDAWTEAVSVGAHEVGDLMLMYGTTMFLVATGEETLRTPSMWTTAGAFAGTRNLAGGLSTSGALTSWLKDLTGADYPQLLADAEESGPGARGLLMLPYFAGERTPIQDADARGVVAGLTLGHTRGDLYRAALEATALGVRHNVETMRAAGADIGRVVAVGGGTQGRLWMQIVSDATGLVQDVPETTIGASYGAAFLAATATATAATGAPVIADWNPVAEKIHPDETLRARYDALFDRYLRLYEGSKDVVHELAAEQKKEAA, from the coding sequence ATGCGCTGCACCCTCGGGGTGGACATCGGCACAGCCAGCAGCAAGGGCGTGCTGGTGGACGTCGACGGCGAGATCCTGGCGACCGCGACCAGGGCGCACGAGGTCAGCCGTCCGCACACCGGCTGGGTCGAGATGGATGGTCTGGTCTGGTGGGACGAGTTCGTCGCGATCGCGCGAGAGCTGATCGCCGCGGTGCCCGAGGCCGAGATCGGCGGAGTGGGCGTCAGCGGCATGGGGCCGTGCATCCTGCTGGTCGATGACGACGATGTGCCGGTCCGCCCGGCCATCCTCTACGGCGTGGACACGCGCGCACATGTGCAGATCGAGCAGATGACCGCCCAGATCGGCGCCGAAGAGATCGCCCGCGTGGGTGGTTCGCTGCTCAGCTCGCAGGCCGGCGGGCCGAAGCTGGTCTGGGTCGCGGAGGAGGAGCCGGAGGCCTGGGCTCGAGCGCGGCGGCTGTTCATGCCCGCCTCGTGGCTCGCCCGCAGACTGACCGGCGCCTACCTGCTCGATCACCAGTCGGCGAGTCAGGTCTCTCCCCTCTACGACATCGAGGGCGAGCGGTGGCATGAACCCTGGTGGGCGCGCTACGCGGGTTCGATCGAGCAGCCTCCGCTGCGATGGGCCGGCGACGTGGCCGGCACGGTCACCCCCGACGCGGCATCCGCCACGGGAATCCCGGAGGGCACGCCCGTCATCACCGGCACGATCGACGCCTGGACCGAGGCCGTGAGCGTCGGCGCGCACGAGGTCGGCGATCTCATGCTCATGTACGGGACCACGATGTTCCTCGTCGCCACCGGCGAGGAGACGCTGCGCACACCGTCGATGTGGACGACGGCGGGGGCGTTCGCCGGCACCCGCAACCTCGCCGGCGGTCTCTCCACCTCAGGGGCGCTGACTTCGTGGCTGAAGGATCTGACGGGAGCCGACTATCCGCAGCTCCTCGCCGACGCCGAGGAGTCCGGCCCGGGAGCGCGCGGACTGCTGATGCTGCCGTACTTCGCCGGCGAACGTACACCGATCCAAGACGCGGACGCGCGCGGCGTCGTCGCCGGTCTCACGCTCGGCCACACCCGCGGCGATCTGTACCGGGCGGCGCTCGAAGCCACGGCGCTCGGCGTGCGCCACAACGTCGAGACGATGCGGGCGGCGGGCGCCGACATCGGTCGCGTCGTCGCCGTCGGCGGCGGCACGCAGGGAAGGCTCTGGATGCAGATCGTGTCTGATGCGACCGGACTCGTGCAGGACGTTCCCGAGACGACGATCGGCGCGAGCTACGGCGCTGCGTTCCTCGCGGCGACCGCGACCGCCACCGCGGCGACCGGCGCTCCCGTGATCGCCGACTGGAACCCGGTCGCCGAGAAGATCCACCCCGATGAGACGCTGCGCGCTCGCTACGACGCGCTCTTCGATCGATACCTGCGGCTGTACGAAGGATCCAAGGATGTCGTGCACGAGCTCGCCGCCGAGCAGAAGAAGGAGGCGGCATGA
- a CDS encoding glycoside hydrolase 5 family protein yields the protein MPSSLAPLRFGANYTPRSQWMHSWMSLDLDEVKRDFEALAELGLDHVRIFPLWTILQPNRTLIRDRAVADVRAVVELAGDFGLDASVDVIQGHLSSFDFIPSWLSTWHDKNMFTHPDALSGQVELVTRLGQALGSEPNFLGFTLGNETNQFSAATHPSPWPVSESEAANWITTLLDAAAAAAPAQQHVHSEYDAAWYMDGHGFTPKLASRLGALTTVHSWIFNGTAQRYGGRSAASDRHAEYMIELARGFATDADRPIWLQEVGAPSNCLSPEETPGFLEATLRSVARTENLWGVTWWCSHDVSRSLADFPELEYTLGLIDEEGAAKPIGRRFAELIPELRERRTAPARALGIVIDVDEAETPLNRGAMSPGGSVFQAWVDACEAGVDAAFVTSIDADSPQALSARGITELVHPAPDGVAYDSHNTVV from the coding sequence ATGCCCAGCTCCCTCGCTCCGCTGCGCTTCGGCGCCAACTACACACCCCGGTCGCAGTGGATGCACTCGTGGATGTCTCTCGACCTCGACGAGGTGAAGCGCGACTTCGAGGCCCTCGCGGAGCTCGGGCTCGACCACGTGCGCATCTTCCCGCTCTGGACGATCCTGCAGCCGAACCGCACCCTGATCAGAGACCGAGCCGTCGCCGATGTGCGCGCCGTGGTCGAGCTGGCCGGAGACTTCGGCCTCGATGCGAGCGTGGACGTCATCCAGGGGCATCTGTCGAGCTTCGACTTCATCCCGTCGTGGCTGTCCACCTGGCATGACAAGAACATGTTCACGCACCCCGACGCTCTGAGCGGGCAGGTCGAGCTCGTGACCCGGTTGGGTCAGGCCCTGGGATCAGAACCGAATTTCCTCGGCTTCACGCTGGGCAACGAGACGAACCAGTTCTCCGCCGCGACCCATCCCTCCCCCTGGCCGGTGAGCGAGTCCGAGGCCGCGAACTGGATCACGACGTTGCTGGATGCCGCCGCGGCCGCCGCGCCCGCACAGCAGCATGTGCACAGCGAGTACGACGCCGCCTGGTACATGGACGGCCACGGCTTCACCCCCAAGCTGGCGTCCCGCCTCGGCGCCCTCACCACCGTGCACTCGTGGATCTTCAACGGCACCGCCCAGCGGTACGGCGGCAGATCGGCGGCATCCGATCGCCACGCCGAGTACATGATCGAACTCGCGCGCGGCTTCGCGACCGATGCCGATCGCCCGATCTGGCTGCAGGAGGTGGGCGCACCCTCGAACTGCCTCAGCCCTGAGGAGACCCCCGGCTTCCTCGAGGCGACGCTGCGCTCGGTCGCGCGCACGGAGAACCTCTGGGGCGTGACCTGGTGGTGCTCGCACGACGTGAGCCGCAGCCTCGCCGACTTCCCGGAACTGGAGTACACGCTCGGCCTGATCGACGAAGAGGGCGCGGCCAAGCCGATCGGGCGGCGTTTCGCCGAGCTCATCCCCGAACTGCGCGAACGCCGCACCGCTCCCGCCCGCGCGCTCGGCATCGTGATCGACGTCGACGAGGCGGAGACGCCGCTGAACCGCGGCGCGATGAGCCCCGGCGGATCCGTCTTCCAGGCCTGGGTCGACGCGTGCGAGGCGGGTGTCGACGCCGCGTTCGTCACCTCGATCGATGCCGACAGCCCCCAGGCTCTCTCCGCTCGCGGCATCACAGAACTCGTGCATCCGGCTCCCGACGGCGTGGCGTACGACTCGCACAACACCGTGGTGTGA